From the genome of Spirochaetales bacterium, one region includes:
- a CDS encoding GNAT family N-acetyltransferase: MSTENFLLLKVVLSSNDGVIGHCQFKRIDREKSRASIGRILINPEKRGHGYGLQLINEMKNYTKLNLKLKKLDLRVFDFNHPAIGCYRKAGFIEIGINDNHIPEFKENWRSLSMECIP, translated from the coding sequence ATGTCTACTGAAAATTTTTTGCTTCTAAAGGTCGTTTTGAGTTCGAATGATGGAGTCATTGGACATTGCCAATTCAAGAGAATCGACAGGGAGAAATCAAGAGCATCCATTGGCAGAATATTAATCAATCCCGAGAAAAGAGGACATGGATATGGCCTTCAACTCATAAATGAAATGAAGAATTACACAAAACTCAATCTCAAGCTAAAAAAGCTGGATTTGCGGGTCTTTGACTTTAATCATCCTGCAATCGGTTGTTATCGCAAGGCCGGGTTTATTGAAATCGGTATTAATGACAACCATATACCTGAATTCAAGGAAAACTGGAGAAGTCTTTCAATGGAATGCATTCCCTAG
- a CDS encoding AbrB/MazE/SpoVT family DNA-binding domain-containing protein → MITKIHKWGNSLGIRIPATIVKDLSLKNGSLVDITEEADNIIIRPEKMKELDDLLNLITDENLHAEIDFGEKEGDEIW, encoded by the coding sequence ATGATAACAAAAATACATAAATGGGGAAACAGTTTAGGCATCAGGATTCCAGCCACTATTGTAAAAGACCTTTCATTGAAAAATGGTTCTCTGGTAGATATCACAGAAGAAGCAGATAATATTATTATTCGACCGGAAAAAATGAAAGAACTTGACGATTTATTAAACTTAATCACTGATGAAAATCTTCACGCCGAAATTGATTTCGGAGAAAAAGAAGGAGATGAAATTTGGTAA
- the mazF gene encoding endoribonuclease MazF, producing MVRSAYVPERGDVIWLIFTPQSGHEQTGKRPAIVLSPSAYNKKTNLMIACPITSKVKGYPFEVKIDGKKIDGVVLSDQVKNLDWKARSAVFIEKASKSTLKQVQEKLFLLLQ from the coding sequence TTGGTAAGATCGGCTTATGTTCCGGAAAGAGGAGATGTAATCTGGTTAATTTTTACTCCTCAATCCGGGCATGAACAAACAGGTAAACGCCCGGCAATTGTATTATCTCCTTCAGCTTATAATAAAAAGACCAATTTAATGATAGCATGTCCAATTACAAGCAAAGTTAAAGGATATCCTTTTGAAGTTAAAATTGATGGGAAAAAAATTGATGGTGTGGTTCTATCTGATCAAGTCAAAAATCTGGACTGGAAAGCCAGAAGTGCTGTTTTTATTGAAAAGGCTTCAAAAAGTACCCTGAAACAGGTTCAGGAAAAATTATTTTTGCTTCTTCAATAG
- a CDS encoding transposase, which translates to MGIIEPVFAHITFRKRPDRFTLRTKAKVNIQWGLYCIIRKISKIVGPNGFHMHDSE; encoded by the coding sequence ATGGGAATCATCGAACCGGTGTTTGCTCATATCACTTTCCGAAAAAGGCCGGATCGATTCACTCTTCGTACGAAAGCAAAGGTGAACATACAATGGGGCCTCTATTGTATTATCCGGAAAATATCAAAGATCGTGGGGCCGAACGGTTTTCATATGCATGATTCGGAATAA
- a CDS encoding leucine-rich repeat domain-containing protein: MMLSMFFSAAALRLSSQKQFISASTVVPSSCTGFSGTLILPSGLSTISDYAFYECTGFIGSLVLPTALTSIGDFAFGGCSGFTGNLNLPSGLTSIGFYAFGYCRSFTGFLNLPSGLTTIGGEAFWSCPNSLGKIGFQAFVNCKGLTGVLVLPASLFVLQSGAFAGCTNFNIVQSLNPDPTDGGTGMFDNTSPSLSIQVPSSSINAYQTADGWSAYSTIISALP, translated from the coding sequence ATGATGCTCTCGATGTTCTTCTCCGCAGCTGCCTTGAGATTGTCTTCACAGAAACAGTTCATATCGGCGAGTACGGTTGTTCCCTCAAGTTGTACAGGTTTTTCAGGCACTTTAATACTCCCATCCGGGCTTTCTACTATCAGCGATTATGCTTTTTATGAATGTACTGGTTTTATAGGTTCTCTTGTTCTACCAACTGCTCTTACTTCTATCGGAGATTTTGCGTTCGGAGGTTGCTCGGGCTTTACAGGCAATTTAAACTTGCCATCAGGACTCACTTCAATCGGCTTTTACGCTTTTGGTTATTGTAGGAGTTTCACAGGCTTTTTGAATTTACCATCAGGACTTACCACTATCGGGGGTGAGGCTTTTTGGAGTTGCCCAAATAGTCTTGGGAAAATAGGTTTTCAAGCTTTCGTAAATTGTAAGGGGTTAACAGGCGTTTTGGTTCTTCCTGCATCACTGTTTGTCCTTCAGAGTGGAGCTTTCGCGGGATGTACTAATTTTAATATAGTTCAAAGTCTTAATCCTGATCCTACAGATGGTGGAACTGGCATGTTCGATAATACAAGTCCATCGCTATCCATACAGGTACCATCGAGCTCTATAAATGCATATCAAACTGCGGATGGGTGGAGCGCATACTCAACTATAATTTCTGCATTGCCTTAA
- a CDS encoding antitoxin, with protein sequence MKTAKLFMNGRSQAIRLPKDFQFPGKDVYIQKHGDAVILVPHNKIWEVFLHGLNSFTDDFMESGRDQGIAETREPF encoded by the coding sequence ATGAAAACAGCAAAACTTTTTATGAACGGCAGAAGCCAAGCAATACGATTACCAAAAGATTTTCAATTCCCAGGCAAAGATGTCTATATACAAAAGCATGGGGATGCGGTTATTTTAGTCCCACATAATAAAATATGGGAAGTTTTCCTGCATGGCTTAAATTCCTTTACTGATGACTTTATGGAATCTGGAAGAGATCAGGGTATTGCAGAAACAAGGGAACCATTTTAA
- a CDS encoding type II toxin-antitoxin system VapC family toxin: protein MFLLDTNICIYAIKKKSDLVLDNISINFKHGIYISALTVAELEFGIADSQYPEENRLSLLEFLSIFTVLPFDDDAAIPYGKIKKKLKEEAKIIGPIDLLLAAQAISKNLIFVTNNTKEFQRIKELRIALAKHNTGL, encoded by the coding sequence ATGTTTCTTCTTGATACAAACATATGTATTTATGCCATCAAGAAAAAATCTGACCTGGTTTTAGATAATATTTCTATCAATTTTAAGCATGGGATTTATATTTCTGCATTAACAGTTGCAGAATTGGAATTTGGAATAGCCGACAGCCAATATCCTGAAGAAAATCGTCTTTCACTACTTGAGTTTTTATCAATATTTACAGTATTGCCATTTGATGATGACGCTGCAATACCATATGGTAAAATTAAAAAGAAGTTAAAAGAGGAAGCTAAAATAATTGGACCAATCGATTTATTATTGGCCGCCCAAGCAATATCTAAAAATCTAATATTCGTAACAAATAATACAAAAGAGTTTCAAAGGATTAAAGAATTAAGAATAGCTCTTGCAAAACATAACACTGGATTATAA
- a CDS encoding bifunctional metallophosphatase/5'-nucleotidase, translating into MKRLACIQHPGTVKAVISGILSVILVFLTSGIFAQKKTLTIIHTNDLHSHLLGFGPNIDYTPFSVNDDETVGGWARIAAVIDEIRSSRGNPVLVLDAGDFTMGTLFHMRVREDATELGLLHAMGYDAVCLGNHEFDLMPSGLAAMLSSARERGGMPRLVCANVIFSPESGKDDALEAMFREEAVTPYIICERAGIRIGIFGVLGKDAAEDSPFASPLTFTGIVETSRDMVRVLREEEKADMVICLSHSGLHENPSHSEDEILASKVDGIDVIVSGHTHTRLLTPIPVNDTIIVQAWAYGRHVGVLDVEFENGKVKTAGYRIQMIDDTISGKSEIDEAIKTAKDSVNDKVLAGLDLTFDDVIAETAFDLASVEDESNLGNMIADSIRWYVDNHDYDPGDPATKVALAIESNGLIRDDLCAGKSGKVAVCDLFRTFPLGIGMDDTMCYPIVTMYLYASEIKKALEILTSVYPLKGSNYFIQISGVKFTYNPHRMIFDRVTDIWLGDLENGYVPLDYSGSNKTLYRVAGNIYNSTFLKVIGRFTMNILDIVPKKRDGSPVSDLSDMRVDMDRNTPGIQELKEWIGLLRYVQSFDDTDADGLPDIPEKYRGKEGRIVSDPGWNPVSLLSRGTWITWSAFSIVVALVSAIGLTVFIVIRRIKRKKKG; encoded by the coding sequence ATGAAACGATTGGCATGCATTCAACACCCTGGAACCGTAAAGGCCGTAATATCAGGAATTCTTTCCGTTATCCTTGTCTTTTTAACGTCTGGGATTTTCGCTCAGAAGAAGACCCTTACGATCATCCACACAAACGATCTCCATTCACACCTCCTTGGTTTTGGGCCCAATATCGACTATACACCGTTCAGTGTCAACGATGACGAGACTGTCGGGGGCTGGGCCAGAATAGCGGCGGTGATTGATGAAATTCGAAGCAGCCGCGGCAATCCCGTCCTGGTCCTCGATGCGGGGGATTTCACCATGGGCACCCTTTTCCACATGAGGGTCCGCGAAGATGCGACGGAACTCGGTCTTCTTCATGCGATGGGATACGATGCGGTGTGTCTGGGGAATCACGAGTTCGATCTCATGCCGTCAGGATTGGCCGCAATGCTTTCCTCCGCGCGTGAGCGGGGCGGGATGCCGCGTCTTGTGTGCGCGAATGTCATATTCAGTCCTGAAAGCGGCAAGGATGACGCACTCGAGGCCATGTTCAGGGAGGAAGCGGTTACCCCGTACATCATCTGTGAACGGGCCGGTATTCGTATCGGTATATTCGGGGTTCTCGGAAAGGACGCAGCCGAGGATTCGCCTTTCGCTTCTCCTTTGACTTTCACCGGCATTGTGGAAACCTCACGCGACATGGTCCGCGTCCTCAGGGAAGAGGAAAAGGCTGACATGGTGATCTGTCTTTCCCACAGCGGGCTGCATGAAAATCCGTCGCATTCGGAAGACGAGATCCTGGCCTCAAAGGTCGACGGTATCGATGTTATTGTCAGCGGGCACACGCATACCCGGCTTCTGACACCGATTCCGGTGAACGATACGATCATCGTTCAGGCATGGGCATACGGCAGGCATGTGGGGGTCCTGGATGTGGAATTTGAAAACGGGAAGGTGAAGACGGCGGGATACCGGATCCAAATGATCGACGATACCATCTCGGGCAAGAGTGAAATCGATGAGGCGATCAAAACGGCGAAAGACTCGGTCAATGACAAGGTGCTGGCCGGTCTCGATTTGACGTTTGACGATGTTATCGCGGAGACGGCATTCGATCTGGCGAGTGTGGAAGACGAGTCGAATCTCGGCAACATGATAGCGGATTCGATACGATGGTACGTCGACAACCATGATTACGATCCCGGCGATCCCGCGACAAAGGTGGCGCTGGCCATCGAGTCGAACGGTCTGATACGGGACGATCTGTGCGCGGGGAAAAGCGGGAAGGTCGCCGTCTGCGATCTTTTCAGAACCTTTCCGCTCGGCATCGGTATGGACGACACCATGTGCTATCCAATCGTCACCATGTACCTTTATGCATCGGAAATAAAAAAGGCGCTCGAAATCCTGACGAGCGTCTATCCCCTCAAAGGCTCGAACTATTTCATCCAGATCTCGGGGGTGAAATTTACCTATAATCCTCACCGGATGATATTCGACAGGGTGACCGATATATGGCTGGGCGACCTTGAAAACGGCTATGTCCCGCTCGATTATTCCGGATCGAACAAAACACTCTACCGCGTGGCGGGCAATATCTACAATTCCACCTTTCTGAAGGTGATCGGGCGTTTTACCATGAATATTCTGGACATCGTTCCCAAAAAAAGGGACGGCAGCCCGGTTTCAGACCTTTCGGACATGCGCGTGGATATGGACAGAAACACTCCCGGCATCCAGGAACTCAAGGAGTGGATCGGGCTGCTTCGGTATGTACAAAGTTTCGACGATACCGATGCCGACGGCCTTCCCGATATCCCGGAGAAATACAGGGGGAAAGAGGGGCGGATTGTGAGTGATCCGGGCTGGAATCCCGTCTCCCTTCTTTCCAGGGGAACATGGATAACATGGAGTGCCTTTTCAATCGTCGTCGCGCTGGTTTCGGCCATCGGTTTAACCGTTTTTATCGTGATACGGAGGATCAAGCGAAAGAAAAAGGGGTGA
- a CDS encoding AAA family ATPase, with protein sequence MIDQQKRIYVAATRQNDGKTITALGLLHALRERFSRVGYMKPVGQQVKLIGNSEIDKDASLIDEVFHIGSKLPDMSPVAVPKGFTKNYILHGEVRHLEKRILAAYQRASEGKDFMVIEGTGHAGVGSVFDLSNAAVARMLKAKMVMVTCAGIGRPIDEVMLNKAVFDAQGVELLGVVVNKVMKDKYDSIDKYVRLGFKRKKIDVLGVIPFYPALSSPTLRQLFEDIHGKLVCGEENLDQSVSKMIVGAMPAHTALDYFKGDVLLITPGNREDLILAAMTCNFPGVKAYGVKGIILTCGIWPNKAILKLVKGTNIPIILVPDDTFTTAQKISNLIIKIRAEDEEKIQKVKEIIKEYVDVGLLLKKLGVPA encoded by the coding sequence GTGATCGATCAGCAAAAGCGTATATATGTCGCTGCAACAAGGCAGAACGACGGAAAGACGATCACCGCGCTTGGTCTTCTGCACGCCCTTCGTGAACGGTTTTCCCGGGTGGGATATATGAAACCGGTCGGGCAGCAGGTGAAACTTATCGGGAACAGCGAGATCGACAAGGACGCCTCGCTCATCGATGAAGTTTTTCATATCGGGTCAAAGCTGCCGGACATGAGTCCGGTGGCGGTTCCCAAAGGATTTACAAAGAATTATATCCTGCACGGCGAAGTCAGACATCTCGAAAAAAGAATACTCGCCGCCTACCAGCGGGCGAGCGAGGGAAAGGACTTTATGGTCATCGAGGGGACAGGCCATGCGGGCGTAGGTTCCGTCTTTGACCTGTCAAACGCGGCCGTGGCCAGGATGCTCAAGGCAAAGATGGTAATGGTCACCTGTGCCGGGATCGGCCGTCCGATTGATGAGGTAATGCTGAACAAGGCGGTTTTTGACGCGCAGGGGGTCGAATTGCTCGGTGTCGTGGTGAACAAGGTAATGAAGGACAAGTACGATTCGATCGACAAATATGTTAGGCTCGGCTTCAAACGGAAGAAAATCGATGTGCTTGGGGTCATCCCCTTTTATCCCGCTCTTTCAAGCCCGACGCTCCGGCAGCTGTTCGAAGATATACACGGCAAACTGGTTTGCGGCGAGGAAAATCTCGACCAGAGTGTCAGCAAGATGATCGTGGGCGCCATGCCGGCGCATACGGCGCTTGATTATTTCAAGGGAGACGTGCTGCTTATCACCCCGGGGAACAGGGAAGATCTGATTCTGGCGGCCATGACCTGTAATTTCCCCGGTGTCAAGGCATACGGGGTGAAAGGAATTATCCTTACCTGCGGGATCTGGCCGAACAAGGCGATACTCAAGCTTGTCAAAGGGACCAATATCCCCATTATCCTGGTCCCCGACGACACCTTTACGACGGCACAAAAGATATCCAACCTCATTATTAAAATCAGGGCGGAGGATGAGGAAAAAATCCAGAAAGTCAAGGAGATTATCAAGGAGTATGTCGATGTCGGACTTCTTCTTAAAAAACTCGGTGTACCGGCGTAA
- the ftsH gene encoding ATP-dependent zinc metalloprotease FtsH encodes MADKKKKNDVPCFKPGRSGDCGPGSQPPLVEPPNKPQFRFSMWYFVIFFIGLFILNMLLTMPGGEDLIGFSEFKKKIEDGEIKEVRMGQTYYLGSTAVGESGSERTQGEIYKTVPVDDPGLIALMDEKNVKYYAAPVQQNMIFDIILSWGIPILIMVVIWRFLFKRMGNLGQNVMSFGKNKSQIVAEGSVDTTFGDIAGADEAKGELAEVVDFLKNPKKYLEIGGKIPKGVLLVGPPGCGKTLLARAVAGEAGVIFFRISGADFVEMFVGVGAARVRDLFRQAREKAPCIIFIDELDAIGKSRINTINTNDEREQTLNQLLVEMDGFDAVQGVIILAATNRPEILDPALLRPGRFDRQVVMDRPDLSGREAILKIHSKKVKLDETVDLKDIARATPGFVGADLANIINEAALLAVRGGRKKVSQKDLEEAIEKTVAGLQLKNRIINPKEREIVAYHETGHALVATLTKGADPVHKISIVPRGMGALGYTLQLPVEDRFLMTEDELIGKIDVLLGGRAAEQLVFKKISTGAANDLTKATDIVRKMITDYGMSEKFRNVVFQSRHVPFLGDSAGIGSAREYSENTQTYIDEEIARIINERFLRVSAMLKEKLETLTAIAKKLLEVETLDAGEFKAMVGVAEIS; translated from the coding sequence ATGGCCGATAAAAAGAAAAAAAACGATGTCCCGTGTTTCAAGCCCGGCAGGTCAGGGGACTGCGGACCGGGCAGCCAGCCTCCGCTCGTGGAGCCGCCTAACAAGCCGCAGTTTCGGTTTTCCATGTGGTATTTCGTCATTTTTTTTATCGGGCTTTTTATTCTCAATATGCTGCTTACCATGCCGGGAGGAGAGGATCTGATCGGTTTCAGCGAATTCAAGAAGAAAATAGAAGACGGTGAAATCAAGGAGGTCCGGATGGGGCAGACTTATTACCTCGGCAGTACGGCGGTCGGCGAAAGCGGAAGCGAACGGACACAGGGAGAGATCTATAAAACCGTGCCGGTCGACGACCCCGGACTTATCGCCCTGATGGACGAGAAAAACGTGAAATACTATGCCGCGCCCGTTCAGCAGAACATGATTTTCGATATCATTCTTTCATGGGGTATACCGATTCTGATCATGGTCGTGATATGGCGCTTTTTATTCAAACGGATGGGCAATCTCGGTCAAAATGTCATGTCCTTCGGAAAGAACAAATCGCAGATCGTCGCGGAGGGATCGGTCGACACTACCTTCGGCGACATCGCCGGCGCGGATGAGGCGAAGGGAGAGTTGGCCGAGGTCGTCGATTTTCTCAAAAATCCGAAGAAATATCTCGAGATCGGGGGAAAAATCCCCAAGGGGGTTCTCCTTGTGGGTCCGCCTGGGTGCGGAAAAACATTGCTCGCCCGAGCCGTCGCCGGGGAGGCGGGGGTGATTTTTTTCAGGATCAGCGGCGCCGATTTCGTTGAGATGTTTGTCGGTGTGGGAGCCGCGCGGGTGCGGGATCTGTTCCGCCAGGCGCGGGAGAAGGCGCCGTGCATCATCTTCATCGACGAACTGGACGCGATCGGAAAAAGCAGAATCAATACCATCAATACCAACGACGAGCGCGAACAGACGCTGAACCAGCTTCTCGTCGAGATGGACGGTTTCGACGCGGTCCAGGGTGTCATCATTCTGGCGGCGACAAACCGGCCGGAGATTCTCGATCCCGCGCTTCTCAGGCCGGGACGCTTCGACAGACAGGTCGTCATGGACAGGCCCGACCTTTCGGGCAGGGAAGCGATTTTGAAAATTCACTCCAAGAAGGTAAAGCTCGATGAAACGGTCGATCTGAAAGACATAGCGCGGGCCACGCCCGGCTTTGTCGGCGCGGATCTTGCGAATATCATCAATGAAGCCGCCCTTCTGGCCGTGCGCGGGGGAAGAAAAAAGGTGTCGCAGAAAGATCTCGAAGAGGCGATCGAGAAAACAGTGGCGGGTCTCCAGTTGAAGAACAGGATCATCAATCCAAAGGAACGGGAAATCGTCGCCTATCATGAAACCGGTCATGCCCTGGTAGCAACATTGACAAAAGGCGCAGACCCCGTTCACAAGATATCGATCGTACCCCGCGGCATGGGCGCTTTGGGATATACCCTGCAGCTGCCCGTGGAGGATCGTTTTCTCATGACCGAAGACGAACTGATCGGCAAGATCGACGTTCTTTTGGGTGGACGGGCAGCGGAACAGCTGGTCTTCAAAAAAATATCGACGGGCGCCGCGAACGACCTCACAAAAGCGACCGATATCGTGAGAAAGATGATTACCGACTACGGGATGAGTGAAAAGTTCAGAAACGTGGTCTTCCAGTCACGGCATGTACCTTTTCTGGGCGACAGCGCCGGGATCGGTTCGGCCCGCGAGTATTCGGAAAACACACAGACCTATATCGATGAAGAGATAGCGCGCATCATCAACGAGCGCTTTCTCCGTGTGTCCGCCATGTTAAAGGAGAAGCTCGAAACCCTTACCGCCATCGCGAAAAAACTCCTTGAAGTCGAAACGCTCGATGCCGGGGAGTTCAAGGCGATGGTTGGCGTTGCGGAAATTTCATGA
- the glgX gene encoding glycogen debranching protein GlgX, protein MRALRHTTKKRTGPGRHYRLGAEPQEGGTNFALYSRHAEKVFLLLFDGRHFRPTDIIECERSPEDIWHVFVHDVGAGQLYGYKVKGVYNPYIGYRFNVHKLLIDPYAKAITGLPVNKKGMLFGYQAGLKHKDLIMDGRDNTGYVPKSIVIDDGFDWQSDRPPSIPLEELCLYEVHVRGFTVHPSSKAVHAGTYIGLIEKIPYLMELGINAVELLPVHQHYSLIPGRRRCSVDYWGYNTICFFAPELRYGTGKRPGCEVNEFKTMVRELHKAGIEVILDVVYNHTGEGDEYGPTLTFRGIDNPSYYLLSGTESAPAYRYRNDAGCGNVLDCEKPPVLRLVMDSLRYWVKEMHVDGFRFDLAPILARENGRYSKNSAFFRMIDQDPLLAGVKLIAEPWDLSGYHVGGFPRGWSEWNGRFRDTVRRFWRGNQGQVKELAWRLTGSADLYEKDSRSPANSINFITCHDGFTVIDLYSYDRKHNRENGEDNRDGLDANDSWNCGVEGETGDTTIVALRRRMVKNALCTLFLSLGTPMLCGGDEFLRTQQGNNNPWCQDNNITWFDWGLLKTNGDMYRFLSGLIALRKRYPVLYRKPFFSGRDEDGDLIPDILWFDHRLATPDWNDPDLRFLSYQIDGSEVPSGLGNYHLFIMLNADVRGYHVPLPRYETMRWYRIIDTSLDPGEDILPGGNEKELAGQESFESGPRSVSVLVAKERR, encoded by the coding sequence ATGCGGGCACTCAGGCACACGACTAAAAAAAGAACCGGCCCGGGGCGTCATTATCGCCTTGGCGCCGAACCGCAGGAAGGCGGCACCAATTTCGCCCTTTATTCCCGTCACGCGGAAAAAGTTTTTCTCCTTCTTTTTGACGGACGGCATTTCCGTCCGACCGATATTATCGAATGCGAACGCTCACCCGAGGATATATGGCATGTTTTCGTTCATGATGTCGGCGCCGGACAGCTGTACGGGTACAAAGTGAAGGGCGTCTATAATCCCTATATCGGTTATCGATTTAATGTCCACAAACTCCTTATCGATCCGTACGCAAAAGCGATTACCGGCCTGCCGGTAAATAAAAAGGGGATGCTTTTCGGCTATCAGGCGGGGTTGAAGCACAAGGACCTTATCATGGACGGCAGGGACAATACCGGATATGTTCCCAAATCGATCGTCATCGATGACGGTTTTGACTGGCAATCCGACCGGCCTCCGTCGATTCCCCTTGAAGAGCTTTGTCTCTATGAGGTTCATGTGCGGGGATTTACCGTTCATCCCTCATCAAAGGCAGTTCACGCGGGGACTTACATCGGATTAATCGAAAAAATACCTTATCTCATGGAACTGGGAATCAACGCGGTCGAATTGCTTCCTGTTCATCAGCATTATTCGCTAATCCCCGGCAGACGTCGATGTTCCGTTGATTACTGGGGGTACAATACGATCTGTTTTTTCGCTCCCGAACTCAGGTACGGCACGGGAAAACGTCCGGGCTGTGAGGTGAACGAGTTTAAAACGATGGTAAGGGAACTTCATAAGGCCGGAATCGAGGTCATCCTCGATGTGGTCTACAATCACACGGGAGAAGGGGACGAATATGGCCCCACACTCACATTCCGGGGGATCGACAATCCGTCATACTACCTGCTTTCCGGGACCGAAAGCGCTCCCGCCTATCGTTACCGTAATGACGCAGGATGCGGTAATGTGCTCGATTGTGAAAAACCCCCGGTATTACGGCTTGTCATGGATTCACTGCGGTACTGGGTGAAAGAGATGCATGTGGACGGATTCAGGTTCGATCTCGCCCCCATTCTTGCGCGTGAAAACGGCCGGTACAGCAAAAACTCGGCCTTTTTCAGGATGATCGATCAGGATCCGCTTCTTGCGGGAGTAAAACTCATCGCTGAACCGTGGGATCTCTCCGGGTATCATGTCGGCGGTTTCCCGAGGGGATGGTCCGAATGGAACGGCCGGTTCAGGGATACGGTACGGAGGTTCTGGCGCGGCAATCAGGGCCAAGTCAAAGAACTCGCGTGGCGGCTCACCGGTTCCGCTGATCTTTATGAAAAAGATTCACGTTCCCCCGCCAACAGTATCAATTTCATCACCTGCCATGACGGGTTTACCGTCATCGATCTTTATTCCTATGACAGAAAACACAACCGGGAAAACGGTGAAGACAATCGTGACGGTCTCGATGCCAATGATTCGTGGAATTGCGGTGTGGAGGGTGAAACCGGTGATACGACAATTGTCGCATTGCGCAGAAGGATGGTCAAGAACGCACTTTGCACCCTTTTCCTGTCGCTCGGCACCCCGATGCTTTGCGGGGGCGACGAGTTTCTTCGAACACAGCAGGGGAACAATAACCCCTGGTGTCAGGATAATAACATTACCTGGTTCGACTGGGGGCTGCTCAAAACAAACGGCGATATGTACCGGTTCCTTTCCGGTCTCATCGCCCTTCGAAAGCGATACCCCGTCCTTTACAGGAAACCTTTTTTTTCCGGCAGGGATGAAGACGGGGACCTGATTCCCGATATACTCTGGTTCGACCACCGCCTTGCCACACCCGACTGGAACGACCCGGATCTTCGTTTTCTATCGTATCAGATCGACGGAAGCGAGGTGCCTTCCGGACTCGGGAATTACCACCTCTTCATCATGTTGAATGCAGACGTCAGGGGATATCACGTACCGCTTCCACGGTACGAAACCATGAGGTGGTACCGGATTATCGATACCTCACTCGATCCGGGAGAAGATATCCTTCCCGGGGGAAATGAAAAGGAACTCGCCGGACAGGAATCCTTCGAATCAGGACCGCGAAGCGTTTCGGTCCTTGTGGCGAAAGAACGGCGTTGA
- a CDS encoding TonB family protein produces the protein MKKMPVKEQNYYIISVAAAFVLHVIVFILLQFILNINIEALPEYAGTLEVALGDEAALPVIKEDVSRAKEETTEEEENGRTRIEKRQEPVKKTIQAEEHTTPEENRITEDSETTIPEQKEHAEGSESADTKEDRTETEEKEPYDPGLEEGSLAELDRAIQESSSTTPPGTRKEDGAATGDTTGNSAGSDGSGTTITWEDNQNRKPVSTAKPVLPDWVSEQGLHLTVVISFILTPEGILTGFKVKKSSGYPEVDNAVIDALRRWKYPAVAGTKNVKGEVPYHITPR, from the coding sequence ATGAAAAAGATGCCGGTAAAGGAACAGAACTATTATATTATCAGCGTGGCCGCGGCGTTCGTCCTCCATGTCATTGTCTTTATATTGCTTCAATTCATTCTCAACATTAATATAGAAGCCCTTCCGGAATATGCCGGAACCCTCGAGGTTGCACTCGGGGATGAGGCCGCTCTTCCCGTTATCAAAGAGGATGTTTCCCGGGCGAAAGAGGAAACGACGGAGGAAGAAGAGAACGGGCGAACCCGGATTGAAAAAAGACAGGAACCGGTAAAAAAAACAATACAGGCGGAAGAACACACGACTCCGGAAGAAAACAGGATCACGGAGGATTCGGAAACGACGATACCCGAACAGAAAGAACATGCGGAAGGGAGCGAGTCCGCGGATACGAAAGAAGACCGGACGGAAACGGAAGAAAAGGAACCCTATGATCCCGGTCTTGAAGAGGGAAGTCTCGCGGAGCTCGACCGGGCGATACAGGAAAGCTCGTCGACAACGCCGCCCGGCACGAGGAAAGAGGACGGAGCCGCGACCGGTGATACGACGGGGAATTCAGCGGGCAGCGACGGAAGCGGAACGACCATCACGTGGGAAGACAACCAGAACAGGAAACCGGTCTCTACCGCCAAACCGGTCCTCCCCGACTGGGTTTCCGAACAGGGCCTTCATCTTACCGTCGTTATTTCCTTTATTCTCACCCCGGAAGGCATCCTCACCGGGTTCAAGGTAAAGAAATCTTCCGGGTATCCTGAAGTCGATAACGCGGTGATCGACGCCCTCAGGCGGTGGAAATATCCCGCGGTCGCGGGAACGAAAAATGTAAAAGGGGAGGTCCCCTACCATATCACGCCGCGGTAG